A single region of the Lotus japonicus ecotype B-129 chromosome 4, LjGifu_v1.2 genome encodes:
- the LOC130711895 gene encoding methylsterol monooxygenase 1-1-like: MLPYHSIHEATAALGRNLTAAETLWFNYSATKSDYFLYCHNILFLFLIFSLVPLPFVFLEIKRLSPFDDYKIQPKVRLSLRDMFVCYKSVMRMFFLVVGPLQLVSYPSIQIIGIRTGLPLPSGWEILCQLLVYFVVEDYTNYWIHRFLHNKWGYEKIHRVHHEYQAPIGYAAPYAHWAEILILGIPSFLGPAMVPGHIITFWLWIALRQIEAIDTHSGYDFPWNPTKYIPFYGGADYHDYHHYVGGQSQSNFASVFTYCDYIYGTDKGYRYQKKILRKLKEDLTNGADQNGGSYKTQSYKSD; encoded by the exons ATGCTTCCCTACCACTCAATTCACGAAGCCACGGCGGCTCTCGGCCGCAACCTCACCGCCGCGGAAACCCTATGGTTCAACTACTCCGCTACGAAGTCCGATTACTTCCTCTACTGCCACAacattctcttcctcttcctcatcttctccctCGTCCCTCTCCCCTTCGTCTTCCTCGAGATCAAACGCCTCTCCCCCTTCGACGATTACAAGATCCAACCCAAGGTTCGCCTCTCCCTCCGTGACATGTTCGTCTGCTACAAGTCCGTCATGCGCATGTTCTTCCTCGTCGTCGGTCCCCTCCAACTCGTCTCCTATCCTTCCATCCAG ATAATTGGGATCAGAACGGGGTTGCCATTGCCATCAGGGTGGGAGATCCTGTGTCAATTGCTGGTGTATTTCGTGGTGGAGGATTACACCAATTACTGGATCCACAGGTTTCTTCACAACAAGTGGGGTTACGAGAAGATTCATCGCGTTCACCATGAGTACCAGGCTCCGATTGGGTACGCGGCGCCGTATGCTCACTGGGCTGAGATCTTAATCCTTGGGATTCCGTCGTTTCTTGGTCCTGCTATGGTTCCTGGTCACATTATCACGTTCTGGCTGTGGATTGCGTTGCGCCAGATTGAGGCTATTGACACTCACAGCGG GTATGACTTCCCCTGGAATCCCACAAAATATATTCCATTTTATGGCGGCGCTGACTATCATGATTACCATCATTATGTTGGAGGACAAAGCCAAAGCAATTTTGCTTCAGTTTTCACATACTGTGATTACATCTATGGAACTGACAAG GGTTACAGGTATCAGAAGAAAATACTTCGGAAG TTAAAGGAAGATTTGACAAATGGCGCGGACCAGAATGGAGGATCGTACAAGACGCAGAGTTATAAATCTGACTGA
- the LOC130712884 gene encoding uncharacterized protein LOC130712884 has translation MMTAERKSVYDSIMQSVLFDSGRFYFLYGYGGTGKTFVWNTLSAAIRSMGMIVLNVASSDIASLLLPGGRTTHSTFCIPLQTDETATCNIKQDSLRANLLICAKFIIWDEAPMLNKNCFEALGRTLRDIMRQEDERNMDKPFGGKVVVLGGDFRQILPVIPKGGRQDIVSATVNSSDLWKYCNTTEYLSSDNTCKSDEDTELQSEWFTTEFLNDITCSGIPNQKIILKEGAPIMLLRNIDQAASLCIGTRLIVADLGTNVIKATVIT, from the exons ATGATGACAGCAGAACGGAAGAGTGTATATGACAGCATAATGCAATCGGTGTTGTTTGATAGTGGCAGATTTTACTTTTTGTATGGATATGGAGGAACTGGCAAAACTTTTGTCTGGAATACATTATCTGCAGCCATCCGTTCAATGGGTATGATTGTTCTGAATGTTGCTTCAAGTGATATTGCTTCTTTGTTGTTGCCGGGTGGTAGAACAACACATTCCACATTTTGCATTCCATTGCAAACCGATGAAACAGCTACTTGCAACATCAAACAAGATAGTTTAAGGGCAAATTTACTGATCTGTGCCAAATTCATCATCTGGGATGAAGCTCCTATGTTAAATAAGAATTGTTTTGAGGCACTTGGTAGAACTTTGCGCGATATCATGAGACAGGAAGATGAAAGAAACATGGACAAACCATTTGGCGGTAAGGTTGTAGTTCTTGGTGGTGACTTCAGACAAATTCTTCCAGTTATTCCAAAAGGTGGAAGGCAAGACATTGTATCTGCTACAGTAAATTCTTCTGATCTTTGGAAATACT GTAATACAACAGAGTACTTAAGCTCAGATAACACTTGCAAATCTGACGAGGACACTGAACTGCAATCAGAGTGGTTTACTACAGAATTCTTAAATGATATTACATGCTCAGGAATACCAaatcaaaaaattatattgaaggAAGGTGCTCCGATAATGCTATTGAGAAATATAGATCAAGCAGCCAGTTTATGCATTGGAACGCGGCTAATAGTGGCTGATCTTGGAACAAATGTTATAAAGGCCACTGTAATAACATGA